The following are from one region of the Arachis duranensis cultivar V14167 chromosome 10, aradu.V14167.gnm2.J7QH, whole genome shotgun sequence genome:
- the LOC107470865 gene encoding uncharacterized protein LOC107470865 isoform X2, translating into MVVGVPTRDSHKRNFAVAVAAVFAMLAKRASRLPKKLKAAAESEPKPVDDWKIVLRSSPKSSPAAALVARPKKLLNSLSSKTLSFIQKKNNKSGGEWGDGGVWQKAILMGDKCEPLDFSGVIYYDSNGKQCGWITDR; encoded by the exons ATGGTCGTGGGGGTTCCAACTCGCGACTCGCACAAGCGCAACTTCGCCGTGGCCGTAGCGGCGGTTTTTGCCATGCTAGCGAAGCGAGCAAGCCGGCTTCCAAAGAAGCTGAAGGCGGCGGCAGAGTCGGAGCCGAAGCCGGTAGACGACTGGAAAATCGTGCTGAGGTCATCGCCGAAGTCATCGCCGGCGGCGGCGCTGGTAGCGCGGCCGAAGAAGTTACTTAACAGCTTAAGCAGCAAAACGCTGTCGTTTattcagaagaagaataataagaGTGGAGGGGAGTGGGGAGATGGTGGCGTGTGGCAAAAAGCGATCTTGATGGGGGACAAGTGTGAGCCGTTGGATTTCTCGGGTGTAATTTACTACGATAGTAATGGGAAGCAG TGTGGTTGGATCACCGATCGGTGA
- the LOC107470865 gene encoding uncharacterized protein LOC107470865 isoform X1, translating to MVVGVPTRDSHKRNFAVAVAAVFAMLAKRASRLPKKLKAAAESEPKPVDDWKIVLRSSPKSSPAAALVARPKKLLNSLSSKTLSFIQKKNNKSGGEWGDGGVWQKAILMGDKCEPLDFSGVIYYDSNGKQVSEIPVRSPRASHVPAPFFTPQRQLLKRSVSSEFF from the coding sequence ATGGTCGTGGGGGTTCCAACTCGCGACTCGCACAAGCGCAACTTCGCCGTGGCCGTAGCGGCGGTTTTTGCCATGCTAGCGAAGCGAGCAAGCCGGCTTCCAAAGAAGCTGAAGGCGGCGGCAGAGTCGGAGCCGAAGCCGGTAGACGACTGGAAAATCGTGCTGAGGTCATCGCCGAAGTCATCGCCGGCGGCGGCGCTGGTAGCGCGGCCGAAGAAGTTACTTAACAGCTTAAGCAGCAAAACGCTGTCGTTTattcagaagaagaataataagaGTGGAGGGGAGTGGGGAGATGGTGGCGTGTGGCAAAAAGCGATCTTGATGGGGGACAAGTGTGAGCCGTTGGATTTCTCGGGTGTAATTTACTACGATAGTAATGGGAAGCAGGTTAGTGAAATCCCTGTTAGGTCTCCACGTGCGAGTCACGTGCCTGCTCCGTTCTTCACCCCTCAGAGACAGTTACTTAAACGATCAGTCTCCTCTGAATTTTTTTGa